The following proteins come from a genomic window of Tenebrio molitor chromosome 9, icTenMoli1.1, whole genome shotgun sequence:
- the LOC138139326 gene encoding retinol-binding protein pinta-like: MKLFEVDNDVRKRALQLFDRTEESFDDDVQAIKKWLHTQKHLPEIMEDAKIRNFLLLNKCSVENTKQKIDMYYTIRSLLPDWYEHCNPKLPFIKDYMNVSYTVVHPKLVEDMYRVTFVGVKKPHVTSPLTTALLFFNIYEMRLKEDCLIGDILVFDMNNAAMDDLLKFTPLHLKKTLTVYKNIFCLRAKRVLFLNSIRYLDNILAILKHLIKPKIFQRIEVHQDSEVLKEIFPPDQLPKDYGGNGPSLEELNDGLREKFDEYQNRFDQLDQLRVDESLRPEKLNNDEVLGFHGNFKKLNVD; the protein is encoded by the exons ATGAAGTTGTTCGAAGTGGACAACGATGTGCGTAAACGAGCATTGCAACTCTTCGACAGAACAGAAGAGTCGTTTGATGATGACGTgcaagcaataaaaaaatggttaCATACCCAAAAACACTTACCCGAAATAATGG AGGATgctaaaattcgaaatttctTGCTTTTGAACAAGTGCAGCGTGGAAAATACGAAGCAGAAAATCGATATGTACTACACCATAAGAAGTTTGCTTCCGGATTGGTACGAACACTGCAATCCTAAATTGCCTTTCATAAAAGATTACATGAACGTAAG CTACACAGTTGTCCACCCCAAATTAGTCGAAGACATGTACAGAGTAACATTTGTAGGAGTTAAAAAACCACACGTAACTTCACCACTAACCACAGCACTATTATTCTTCAACATTTACGAAATGAGACTAAAAGAAGACTGCCTGATTGGTGACATTTTAGTTTTCGATATGAATAATGCTGCGATGGATGATTTGCTCAAATTCACACCTCTCCACCTCAAAAAAACCCTAACTGTTTATAAG AACATCTTCTGCTTGAGAGCGAAAAGAGTACTCTTCCTCAACAGCATTCGGTACCTGGACAACATCTTAGCGATTCTCAAACACCTGATCAAACCGAAGATTTTCCAGAGG ATCGAGGTTCACCAAGATTCTGAAGTGCTGAAAGAGATTTTTCCGCCAGATCAACTACCAAAAGATTATGGCGGAAACGGACCAAGCCTTGAAGAACTCAATG ACGGGTTGAGAGAAAAATTCGACGAGTATCAAAATCGATTCGACCAGTTGGACCAGTTGAGAGTGGATGAGAGTCTGAGAcccgaaaaattaaataatgacGAGGTTCTAGGATTCCACGGGAATTTTAAGAAACTTAATGTGGACTAG